CGGTCAAAAAGTGTCCAGCGGATATCAGCAGCCCTGAAATCGGAATAACTAAAATTACTTTCGCTGCATTTAGCCGAACGCATACTGGCTCCGCGGAAATCACCTTCTTCCACATGTACACCGTTCCAGTACACTTTATCCAACATGGCACGGCGAAAATCGTCGCCGTTTTGCGGTACCGGCTTAATGCCTTTGGCCCGGACTTTTCCGCTGCGCCGCGTGGTCTTTATGGAAACAATGCTGTCGATTTCATGCGGGCTTAAAAAATTGGCCACTTTTTTCATCACAACAGGTCCATTCTTCCCGTCCGGCCGGACAGCGGACATACTTTTTGTCGATGTCTTTTGCTGCTCTTTTGAAGCCTGATTTCCACAAGCCACAAGTCCAAAAAACAAAACGATCACCGGTACTATTCGAACAAAACGTATCATCTGAACTGCAATAATCAAAAAAATTAAATAATATCTTTCCGGTTAAACCGGCGATTTCCGAGCCATCCAAACAAAAAGCCCAGCAGCGTAGGATAAAGCACAGAAAAAACAATAAAGGTACCCCGGCTTACCGTATCCAGTATAAAATAAGCAGCAGCTCCCATTACGGTCAGTTTTGGATCAAAAAGAACCAGAACGCCCACCCTGAAAACCTGCAACGGATTCAGCATTCCCAATCCGATAACAACGTTAGGGCTGACCCGAAGTTTCAGCAACATTCCCATCAGTAAGAGATCAATAAAAGCCACCAGCATCAGCCAAAGCACAAAAGCAGTACTCACTGCCATTTCCTGCGAACGGGCATAAACAGAAATAAACATGCCGATTCCGAGAAAGCAGAAAACCATGGCCGCCAGCAAAAAGCTGTACAAAGCAAACATATCCCAGGGAATGTCAAGATTGGTAACGGATCCCCAAATTACCGCTCCGGTAAGCGAAACCAATAACGGGATATAAATCACAATAAATTTGGCAAAAAACTTTCCCCAGTAAAAATCGCTCAAAGAAACGGGTAACGAGAGCATATATTCCATTACATTACTCTCCTTGTCGCCTACAATAGAGCGCACCACGGTTATCAAAACATAGATAGGGATAATCACCATACAAACCTGCATAAAGGTAACCATCAGGCGCCCTAACCCCACGAAGCCGATAATTTGCGTTTCGGTAATTCCCGAAACAAACATAAAGGCCACAAATCCGCCAAATAAAATGCTGTATATCCAAAAACCCTTACTTCTCAGACTTTGGTTCAAATCCAGAACCAAAATCGACTTCAAACCTTTTGCCATATTTTTTCTGTTACTTATCGGGAGAACCTGCAAAAAAAGAAAACCAACGAGAAATCGTTCTCGTTATTTTTTCTTCATTCCTTTTCCCATCATTTTATGTTCTTTCAAAAACTCTTCACGCATGGTTTTCCCTTCATCAATCCGTTTAAACATCTGCTGAAAAGTATACGTGGAATCATTGGGCTGTGCCACAGCACTGTAACCATATCCCATGGGCGTATGTTTTCCGAAGTTGTAATAGGCTTTTTCGGCATCTAACCATTTGCCTTTATGTTCGCTGTCGCCTACCCAGATTTGTACTTTTTTTCCTCCGGTAAATTTTTTCCAATCGGGACTTTTCATGTATTCATGCAGACATCCGATATCATCAAACCACAGCACATCGCCATACGAATTAATGGCCTGAACAGCATATTCCTGATCAGCAATTCCCATCAGGCACTGGGCACAAATATCCCGGTCGTAATTAATCTTACGGGGAGAGAAATCAGGAGCATGACTACAAGAAGCCAAAAACAACAAAACAATCGGAAGAAACATAAATTTTTTCATCTTTTTAATTTTTTAAAGGTTCTAAAATCTTATCTAAAACAATTTTTCCAAAATCCATTTCTACCACCCGGTTTACCAAACCGGATATTTCAGACATCCGGTGGCTGCTCAAAACCAAAAGCGCTTCTTTGTTATACCGGCTGAGGTAGTCAAAAAATATTTCCCGGGCAGCCGGATCGAGGTTGGCAGAAGGTTCATCCATCAGCAAAATAGCCGGTTTTTTACCTAATGCAAACGAAACCAGCAACTTCTGCTTCATACCACCAGATAAAGCCACAAAAGGCTTATTGTAACTGTCGGCAATTTTCAGCCCCAGTTTTTCGGCAATATCCACATATTCATCTTGCGAGGTATGGCTTAAATCGGAAAAAAACCGCAACAATTCTTTCACTGTAATTTTCAGTGGCGGAGGAATTTGCGGAACAAACCCCACTTCTTTCAGAATTTCCACCCGATGCTGGCGGGGGCTTTTATTCAGTACTTCAAGACTTCCGTCAAAAACATACTGTCCTAAAATACAACGAATCAATGTTGTTTTTCCGGCACCATTCTGTCCGATCAGGGCAATCCGGTCGCCTTCATTAAAATCAACGGACAACTCTTTCAAAACGTTTACTTTATTGAAAGATTTGCTCAATCCTCTTGCCCGGATCACCGGCTGATTATTTTCTTTCTCCATCATAAAATTCTGTCAAAACCTTTAACTGTATAACTCAAGGCATTTCCCGGACAAATATCAATACACAATCCGCAACGGGTACAATCTGCTCCCACATCATGGCGTTTGCTGGTCGCTTTTCCCCGTTCAACAAACCAAAGCTCATGCGGAACAAGGCATACGGTCTGACAATCAAGGCAATGCGCACATTTATCCAGATCAAATTTCACGGCAAGTGGCGAAAGTTGTCCGACCATACTGTAAGTGGCTCCGATAGGACAAACATACCGACACCAAAACCGCTTGCTGTAAACAATTTCAAAAACAATCAGCACTAAAATCCACAACAGAATCAGTCCCGGGCCGTAAATCATGGCACGCGAGAGAATACCTACCGGATTTAAATCTTCAAAAACCAGGTTCTGCGTAAGCAAAGCCAGCAAAAGAAAACCTGCCCAAAAAACATAACGCAAATACCGGTTGTAGGTATGTTCTTTAATTTTTTTCTTTTTCACCAGATAATTATGCAGCTTTTCGCCCCATTCGGCCAGGAAATGATAGGGGCAAATCCAGGAACAGAAAGAGCGTCCGCCCATCAAAAAGTAAAAGATAAAAATGGTACTGGCTCCAATAACAAAGTTCATGGTCAGATGCACCCAGTGGCCGGTATAAAACGAAATCACCAGCTGTTGTAAAGTATTAAACGGATCCATCAGATAAAAACCGATAAGTCGTGAGCCGCTTAAGGAACCTTCCAACATGGAAAGGTCAAACATAAAAGAGAGAACAAACAAGCCATTAATGGCAATCAGCACTGTCCAGCGGATGGTACGCCATTTATGTCGCCCACCGAATTTTTCACGCCACTCTTTAAAGCTCAAACCTGCTTTGGTATAAGGCATCTCTTCCTTGCTCTTCACCGGCAGAGGTGTTTTATTCTTTTTTCCAAACATAAGGCTAAGCATTTACAGGTTTAACAACAATGCTGGGTTCTTCGGTCGGACAAACCATCACACATACGCCACAGCCCACACAACCGTCGAGCACCTTCGGGCGATAAGACACAGAACCATCCGGGCGGGTTTGTTTATCCAGCACAATGGCTTCATCACCCATCGGACACTCTTTTACACAGATATCGCAAATTTTTTCGTCATACTGTTTATCCCGCAATGGAGTTGCTTTCGGGGAATCTCCGTAAGGAGACCGGTTAACGCCTTTGAAATCTTTCCCGCGGGGAGTTCCTTTAAATCCTTTTCCGAGAACAGCAAGACAGGTTTTGTCATTTACCTCTGCCACCCCCATTTTTACCTGCCGTTTCATGGCTTTTATCTGAACCGGAAACGGATTATAATTGGGGTCGGCTTTATGCGTTTTGTCATATTGTTCAATGGCTTTTTCCCCTGCATTTTTAAACGGAATAAAATAGAGGGCAGCTGTCGGACAAGTTTCCACACATTGAATGGAATCACAGGAGAGATCGCAGGCCTGCTCACGGGCATCGATATAAGGCGTTCCATAAGCCAGCCCGTCTTTGATTCCGGCAAATTTAATGGCTTTCACCGGGCAAATCTGGATACACAGGCCACATTTAATACAAGCATAAATAAAAGTTGTTTCGTCAATTGCTCCCGGAGGTCTCAGAAATTTTTGGTTTACCCGTTTTTCGGTAGTTACTTTTTGCAAGTACCCTACCCCGACACCCACGGCAGCCATAGCGCCCACCGCAATGGCACTTGATTTGAGAAACTGACGGCGGTTAAGTCCATCGGTTTGTCTTTTCATACTGGCACGCGTTTAATTAGTTAAGCATTCTTTTTTCCCTAGTAATATTGACCAAATATACATATAATAGGTACTTAAACACTATTTTTTGAAGAATTTTTTTAAGGCAATATGTGCTGAACCAATCGCGGTAGTAAATTGGGGGTGAGGATGAATATAAATTTTTCGCATTAACTCGTTTTCCAGGGCATCGACCATGCCTTTGTTCAGGGCTGTTCCACCGTCAAACAAAACATCGTCTTCGATGCGTCCGCGGGCAGCCAAACGGGCAATCCGCCGGGCAATGGAATAATGGATTCCGGAAACAATTTCATTGACCTGGTGACCGGCGGCAAGCAAGGATATAATTTCAGACTCGGCAAAAACGGCGCACGTGCTGTTAACCGGCAAAGGAGAATCTTTGGCTTCAAAATGCAAGCCTTCCATCTCTACGATATCCACTTCGAGATTACGGGCAGCAATATCCAAAAAACGGCCGGTACCTGCTGCACATTTGTCATTCATTACAAAGTTTTTGATATCTCCGTTTTCATCGAGCAGAATCACTTTGGTATCCTGTCCGCCCACATTGATAATGGTTCGAATTTTAACGCCTTCCTGCTGGTAAGCCCTTGCTCCTACAGCGTTCGCTGTCAACTCATTGACATTTTCGTCACTTCCTTTGAACAATTTTCTTCCATAACCGGTAGAAACCGTGTAAGCAATATCTTCTTTTTGGATATGATTTCGAAAAAGCAACAAATCCAACGCATCCACTGCATTTTGATTAAACCGGCTTCCGGTAGGCGAAGCGCCTTTGGCCACCAGTTCTTTTTCTTCGTTGATAATGGCAATTTTTATGGTTGTCGATCCAATATCTATTCCTACAAAATAC
The sequence above is drawn from the Candidatus Sulfidibacterium hydrothermale genome and encodes:
- a CDS encoding ABC transporter ATP-binding protein → MMEKENNQPVIRARGLSKSFNKVNVLKELSVDFNEGDRIALIGQNGAGKTTLIRCILGQYVFDGSLEVLNKSPRQHRVEILKEVGFVPQIPPPLKITVKELLRFFSDLSHTSQDEYVDIAEKLGLKIADSYNKPFVALSGGMKQKLLVSFALGKKPAILLMDEPSANLDPAAREIFFDYLSRYNKEALLVLSSHRMSEISGLVNRVVEMDFGKIVLDKILEPLKN
- a CDS encoding NapH/MauN family ferredoxin-type protein — translated: MFGKKNKTPLPVKSKEEMPYTKAGLSFKEWREKFGGRHKWRTIRWTVLIAINGLFVLSFMFDLSMLEGSLSGSRLIGFYLMDPFNTLQQLVISFYTGHWVHLTMNFVIGASTIFIFYFLMGGRSFCSWICPYHFLAEWGEKLHNYLVKKKKIKEHTYNRYLRYVFWAGFLLLALLTQNLVFEDLNPVGILSRAMIYGPGLILLWILVLIVFEIVYSKRFWCRYVCPIGATYSMVGQLSPLAVKFDLDKCAHCLDCQTVCLVPHELWFVERGKATSKRHDVGADCTRCGLCIDICPGNALSYTVKGFDRIL
- a CDS encoding 4Fe-4S dicluster domain-containing protein; protein product: MKRQTDGLNRRQFLKSSAIAVGAMAAVGVGVGYLQKVTTEKRVNQKFLRPPGAIDETTFIYACIKCGLCIQICPVKAIKFAGIKDGLAYGTPYIDAREQACDLSCDSIQCVETCPTAALYFIPFKNAGEKAIEQYDKTHKADPNYNPFPVQIKAMKRQVKMGVAEVNDKTCLAVLGKGFKGTPRGKDFKGVNRSPYGDSPKATPLRDKQYDEKICDICVKECPMGDEAIVLDKQTRPDGSVSYRPKVLDGCVGCGVCVMVCPTEEPSIVVKPVNA
- a CDS encoding ABC transporter permease, which encodes MAKGLKSILVLDLNQSLRSKGFWIYSILFGGFVAFMFVSGITETQIIGFVGLGRLMVTFMQVCMVIIPIYVLITVVRSIVGDKESNVMEYMLSLPVSLSDFYWGKFFAKFIVIYIPLLVSLTGAVIWGSVTNLDIPWDMFALYSFLLAAMVFCFLGIGMFISVYARSQEMAVSTAFVLWLMLVAFIDLLLMGMLLKLRVSPNVVIGLGMLNPLQVFRVGVLVLFDPKLTVMGAAAYFILDTVSRGTFIVFSVLYPTLLGFLFGWLGNRRFNRKDII
- a CDS encoding acyl-CoA dehydratase activase, giving the protein MKYFVGIDIGSTTIKIAIINEEKELVAKGASPTGSRFNQNAVDALDLLLFRNHIQKEDIAYTVSTGYGRKLFKGSDENVNELTANAVGARAYQQEGVKIRTIINVGGQDTKVILLDENGDIKNFVMNDKCAAGTGRFLDIAARNLEVDIVEMEGLHFEAKDSPLPVNSTCAVFAESEIISLLAAGHQVNEIVSGIHYSIARRIARLAARGRIEDDVLFDGGTALNKGMVDALENELMRKIYIHPHPQFTTAIGSAHIALKKFFKK